The following proteins are encoded in a genomic region of Fervidobacterium pennivorans DSM 9078:
- a CDS encoding glycine C-acetyltransferase, which yields MFNYKILEDEMEMLKNEGLYINIRTLESPQGAWIVVNGKRVLNLCSNNYLGFANDERLKQAAIKAIQEWGVGPGAVRTIAGTMKIHEELEKALAEFKGAEATIFLQSGFVANQAAIPTIFGDENDAIISDELNHASIIDGVRLSKAKRYVYKHNDMNELEARLKEARDVQKARRILIVTDGVFSMDGDIAPLPDIVKLAEQYEAAVMVDDAHGEGVLGRGGRGIVDHFGLHGKVDMEIGTLSKAFGVLGGYIAGSETLVRYLKQKARPFLFSTGLTPADVAACLEAVKILQESDERVKRLWDNANYFKTEMKKLGFDLGVSQTPITPVMLYDAKIATQFSKELFEEGIFAQAIGYPTVPKGKARIRVMISAVHSKEDLDFALEKFEKVGKKLAVI from the coding sequence ATGTTTAATTACAAGATATTGGAAGACGAAATGGAAATGTTAAAAAACGAAGGTCTTTACATCAACATACGCACGCTTGAATCCCCGCAGGGGGCATGGATTGTAGTCAACGGGAAAAGGGTGTTGAACCTTTGTTCAAACAATTACCTTGGGTTCGCAAATGATGAAAGACTTAAACAAGCTGCGATAAAGGCTATTCAAGAATGGGGTGTTGGACCAGGTGCTGTTAGAACAATTGCTGGAACTATGAAAATCCATGAAGAACTTGAAAAAGCGCTTGCTGAGTTCAAGGGTGCAGAAGCAACAATTTTCTTGCAGTCAGGTTTTGTAGCAAACCAAGCGGCCATACCAACAATTTTCGGTGATGAAAACGATGCAATTATCTCTGATGAACTCAATCATGCAAGTATTATAGATGGTGTTAGGCTTTCAAAAGCAAAAAGATATGTCTATAAGCACAACGATATGAACGAACTTGAAGCAAGACTTAAAGAAGCGAGAGATGTTCAAAAAGCCAGAAGAATTCTAATAGTTACAGACGGTGTATTCAGTATGGACGGAGATATCGCACCACTACCCGATATTGTAAAGCTGGCAGAACAATATGAAGCTGCTGTTATGGTTGATGATGCACACGGTGAAGGTGTGTTAGGACGTGGTGGAAGAGGCATTGTTGACCACTTCGGGTTACACGGTAAAGTAGATATGGAGATAGGAACGCTTTCAAAAGCATTTGGAGTGCTTGGCGGATATATTGCCGGGAGTGAAACACTTGTCAGATATCTAAAACAAAAAGCAAGACCGTTCCTTTTCAGCACAGGGCTTACACCGGCAGATGTTGCAGCTTGTCTAGAGGCAGTAAAGATACTCCAAGAAAGTGATGAACGAGTTAAAAGACTTTGGGACAACGCGAATTACTTCAAGACAGAAATGAAGAAACTGGGATTCGACCTTGGAGTAAGCCAAACACCGATAACACCAGTGATGCTCTACGATGCAAAAATTGCGACACAGTTCAGTAAAGAACTATTCGAAGAGGGCATATTTGCACAAGCGATAGGTTATCCGACCGTTCCAAAAGGGAAAGCAAGGATAAGGGTAATGATAAGCGCGGTGCATTCTAAGGAAGACCTTGACTTTGCACTTGAAAAATTTGAAAAGGTTGGAAAGAAATTGGCTGTTATATGA